Genomic window (Ruminococcus flavefaciens AE3010):
GGCGGTTTTTTGAATGTAATTGTAGCCGTCTGGGATAATGCATGGATAGTATAATCCTGATCCGCAAATGACGGTTTTATATCCCATGACGAAAAAGCCTGCTCAGTATTAACACCTAAGTGCTTATGAAGAGAAGATGTATCAACAGAGCTGTAATTGATAGGATCGCCCTCTTCGACTTCAAGAGTAGTCATTAGCTTTCCGTCAAAGTCCAGAAACTTTATATAGTATGTTTTCAGAGTTGTGGGCTCAGTAGTAGGTTCAGTGGTAACAGTTGTAGTTGTTGTTTCAGAGGTCGCTGATAAAGCAGTTCCCGAAGAATTTGTAGTATTAACTGTAGTTGCAGCTACGGCGTTATTGCCGTTTAATGTTGAGACTGAACCTGCCGCAAATACAGCAAGCCCCGCTGCCGAAACAAAAACAGCCGAAAATACAGCTGCCGCAATATTTTTTAAACTCATTGAATTACCACCTAACTTTGCCAGATGCAGAATAATCTGCAAAATTTTGAAAGCCTTTGACATACTCTTGCGTAATGATCAAGTTTAAGCTTACGCAGCATAAAGTTTGCGTAAATAAACTGCTCTGTCTCTTCGTCAAAGGCATATATCGCAAAAAGGATAACTTCATCATCAGCAAGTTCAGAAGAAGCTTCAATTGCCATGGAATGATACTCTTCAAATCTTTCTTCTATATCTTCAAGTCTGTAAAAGCCATGATAGATAAAGTCGATATAAAGATCAATATCCATAATATATGACTCCTTTTATTGATCTTTTGTATTTTGTGTATTATCTTTTCCAGATGCTTTATTTCTTCCGGTTTTTATTTTATAGCTTGCAAAACCTGCGGTTACAGCCGAGCTGATAAAAACGACTATCATTATAAGTATGATAACTCCCTTTGGTACATCTGTCTTGCCGGAGCTATCAGCTGCAAAAGCGCATGTACCTGATGCATACAAAAGAAATGAGAGAACATCAGCCAACAAAGAGGCTTTAATAAATTTTTTATACATTCTTTCATCTCCTTCCATTCAACATTATAACATAAAAATATATAAATAGCAACAGGCACAATAAAAATAATCCGTTTTGCTGATTTTTCAAAGCATAAAAAAGATTTTAATTTTTTTCAAAAAAGTGCTTGACAAACTATAATAATGGTGATATAATATATATCGTTGATTGCGATAAAGTAACCGTCTGGGTGTGGCGCAGTTGGTAGCGCGCTACCTTGGGGTGGTAGAGGCCGTGGGTTCAAGTCCCGTCACTCAGACCAATGCGATCAGCATACCCCAAAAACCGATACTCATTGAGTATCGGTTTTTTATTTACTTATGCCTTTTCATCGAAATACAAAAAGCTTTAGCTATTAGCCAAAACATACCTCCTTTGTTATAATAGATGCGGTCTGCCAACCAAACTAAAACAACAAAGGAGGTATCGTCATAACAAGAGACATTATCAATATCACCCCCTCACACTTTTAAGTCAGCCGTTAAACAAAAAGCTATGAAAGGGTAAAAAAAATCCGCCTTGCCGTCATATAGTGCATAAAACCCGCACGAAGCAGGTGGGTAAACGCCCTTATGCTTCTCGCTCCCTTCGTCCGCAAGCGGGAGGTCTGCAGTCCACATACGGAGCTGAATTCCCTTGAATTATGTGTTGGATTATAAAAACTATATTTACCCGAACAAGGCAGAATATTTTCTTTTCTATATTTATTATATCATAAAGATTTCAAAAAATCAATAGCAAATCTATGTAAAATTATTAAAATTCGATGAAAATATCTTATTCTTCGAGAGCGTCCTGTAATCTTTCCATAAAGAATGCTGACACAGTCTCAAACTCATCATCATCGTCTATTGAAGCAAGTATTTCTTCACCGTCTTCTTCAATCGATTTCAGAATAACAAGCTCACAGTCTGAGTTTAAGAAATCCTCATCTTCAATAGCAGGCAGCATAGCAAAGTACTGTTCGCCGTCTATCTCTGCTGCATCAAAAAGTTCAAACTGTTTTTTATTGCCTTCCTCATCGATAAGCTCAAAGAGGTCAGGTGTGTATTCATTCATTTCTGACATAATAATCTCCATTCCAGCTTACGCTATTTGATGATTTAATTATACACTAAAAATATTTAAAAATCAAGAGGTAAATTCATTGAGCTGCTTATTGATAATATTACCAATGAGAAGCTGCTTTACTTGTTAGATACGCCGAATTACACTAAATATTTGTGATAATTATGTGATTTCTATTGACAATGCACAAGAAGTGTGGTAATATATAATCAAAGAATAGGAGAGCTCAGATGAGCGATCCAAGCTGTATTTACTTGGACTGAGGCGAAAGCCTCAATGTAAATGATAATACGCGGAAGGGAGTGTGAGTCCAATGGAAGAAAAGTTCGCACAGCTGCGTGAAGCCGGCGGGCTTGCTGAGTAATTGGATTCAGTAAAAAGGGAATATAGGCTGCGTGCTTGTTCCATTGATAATAGCTCAAAAAGGCTTTATAATTCGATTACGAGGCTGACGTATTGCTGATCTAAACGGCTTCATGTCTAATATCTTTAGATACAGAGTTATCTGAAATTTCGACAATGAGTCTTTAGATATATTGCGAAAAATCTTTCAGAAGAGGTAGAGTCCAATGAGAAAATAGGTTATTACTTTATGAAATTGCAAATATTCGACGTTGATATCGGATAAATACAACTTTATAGGTGATTCCAATGGAGTAAAACTATATCGCTTAATTACTTTTTAAAAAGGAATGATGTACATGAAAAAGTGGTACACATTAAATATCTGATCCGAAAGGGTGAGTCCAAAGGGTAATTCAGCAAAGTGATGAAAGTCGCTTTATATAATAAAATAAAACAGAATAATTCGAGCCCCGATATATATCGGGGCTTTTCTGTTTTGAGCGGAAGATAAAAGCATATAAAATTTGTATTTTTCTTTATGTTATCATATATTTATCACAAAAATGTTTATAATATAAAATAGTGACTTTATGTAGAAAGGACGAGCAGTATGTCAGACAAGTACAATGATAGGGAACATTCCTTTTCTTCCGGCAGCTTTGACAGCAATGGAGCCGGTGATATATTTGACAGCGTCTCTTCTGAAAACAGTGAAAAATCATTTGACTACAGTGCGAACAGCACTGAATCAAAATACGATACAAGTTCATCATATGCATTTACTTCCGAAAATTCGGAAAAACCAGCAAAAAAGAAAAAAAATACTGTTCTTAAAGGTGCAGTGGCAGTTCTTGCCGTTGCTGTTTTGGGATTCTGCGGCGTAAAGGCTTATAAATTCCTCAGAGTAACTAAAGACGAGCTCGTTGCAGAATACACAGGTATCCCTTCACGTACTGTTCCTGAAAAACCTGCGGAAGATAAGTCTGCAGATGCAGACAAAGAACCATTGCCCAGTCTTATCGAGCTCGCCTCCAGATCAGATGCAAAACCGCTGCCTGATATTGTTGATTCTATAATGCCGTCGGTTGTCGGTGTGGCTTCGACATTTGAGTATGAGCAGGAGCAGACTTTCAGCATCTGGGGCTGGAATCCTCAGCCTCAGATCCAGCGTTTCAGAACTACAGGTACCGGTTTCGTTATAACTGAGGACGGATACATTGTTACGAATTCACATGTGGTCTATGATGAAGAATACAAAGCAGGCGAGGCCATTGATGTTTCCGTGCTTTTCAGTGACGAGACCGAGCATGAAGCAAGCATAATCGCTTATGATCCCGAAACCGATATTGCAGTCCTCAAGGTAGACGAAAAAGGACTGACTCCCGCCGTTCTCGGAGACAGCGACGAGCTCAGAGTCGGCGAGCTTGTCATTGCAGTAGGTAATCCTCTTGGATTTGATCTTTTCGGAACTGTCACAAGCGGTATCGTTTCAGCTCTGAACAGAAAGATCAATATAAACGAGAAAAAGATGAACCTTATACAGACCGATGCAGCAATAAACAGCGGTAACTCAGGAGGTCCCCTGCTCAACAGCTGCGGACAGGTCATCGGTATCAATTCTGCAAAGATCTCTTCAAGCTACAGTTCAAGTTCGGCAAGCGTTGAGGG
Coding sequences:
- a CDS encoding S1C family serine protease gives rise to the protein MSDKYNDREHSFSSGSFDSNGAGDIFDSVSSENSEKSFDYSANSTESKYDTSSSYAFTSENSEKPAKKKKNTVLKGAVAVLAVAVLGFCGVKAYKFLRVTKDELVAEYTGIPSRTVPEKPAEDKSADADKEPLPSLIELASRSDAKPLPDIVDSIMPSVVGVASTFEYEQEQTFSIWGWNPQPQIQRFRTTGTGFVITEDGYIVTNSHVVYDEEYKAGEAIDVSVLFSDETEHEASIIAYDPETDIAVLKVDEKGLTPAVLGDSDELRVGELVIAVGNPLGFDLFGTVTSGIVSALNRKININEKKMNLIQTDAAINSGNSGGPLLNSCGQVIGINSAKISSSYSSSSASVEGLCFAIPIKEAKSIIDDLINYKYVTGRPQLGIISTKDITEAESRYWDIPVGVFVISMQEDGAADLAGIKIGDVIIDIEGEAVATTQELNEIKNKYKAGDTVNLTVSRNGMDIKIKVTLQEAKNVTAERKNTRSDIKETSN
- a CDS encoding DUF1292 domain-containing protein; translated protein: MSEMNEYTPDLFELIDEEGNKKQFELFDAAEIDGEQYFAMLPAIEDEDFLNSDCELVILKSIEEDGEEILASIDDDDEFETVSAFFMERLQDALEE